Proteins from a genomic interval of Lacticaseibacillus pabuli:
- a CDS encoding 3-hydroxyacyl-ACP dehydratase FabZ family protein, with protein sequence MTTMDAVAVRNLIPNRYPIFYIDRVTDLVPDERITAEKYVSIAENHIGAYLPDQPQVPPTLIVETMAQAASVLILKSPRFAGMTAYLASVDNCRFTAAAPAGSVLTLDVVMGKVRRTMGIVQTQARVGDQVVAEAELHFIVGKR encoded by the coding sequence ATGACAACCATGGACGCTGTCGCGGTTCGCAATTTGATTCCTAACCGTTACCCAATCTTTTATATTGACCGGGTGACTGACTTAGTGCCAGATGAGCGAATTACCGCAGAAAAATACGTGAGCATTGCGGAAAACCATATCGGTGCGTATCTCCCGGATCAGCCGCAAGTACCACCGACGTTGATTGTCGAAACGATGGCACAGGCTGCATCAGTCCTAATTCTAAAATCGCCACGCTTTGCGGGGATGACGGCCTACCTAGCCAGCGTCGATAATTGTCGCTTCACGGCAGCCGCACCCGCCGGCTCAGTGCTCACCCTGGATGTTGTGATGGGCAAAGTGCGGCGCACGATGGGCATTGTGCAGACGCAAGCGCGGGTAGGCGATCAGGTGGTTGCCGAGGCCGAGTTGCATTTTATTGTCGGCAAACGTTAA
- a CDS encoding alpha/beta fold hydrolase: MQQVQAKDLYTIKVLGQPQATSDRVFYEETRIDEATQQYLTAIYAIMTNSHKRVRYGTNGQHDEQPRVNQNGSWLAFLALDAADTKQVFLQAITGGAARQFTTSSFGVTDFAWTADGTAILYTETRHPERPKKLHPARYTRSEYRFNGQGYFAEDETFYLMAQDLGAAKPTEYLQRDFDFKLQAVSPDGHWVALSTAADPLDINNPATNNFLFDLTNQQSIQIHTHCPRGAFTAESFSPDGQQLLFSGEPDDVPTDLRSCLFSYTVADGKFALAQQDDDQEIGSAIAADMQQNLSGRAAIFATDGQAYALVCKHGAVELCRGTELTPVLAEKIEITDFDVANDGKTAFVTYSTPVSPSRLMVLNLTTGAHDDLYNPNADYEQSHSIVDPQAFSFERDGYRLQGWYYAPAESLDIHPAVLYVHGGPHAAYGYSFFHELQVMASQGYGVITLNPRGSSSYGNAFKTAVIQHYGEGDYDDLLAAVDYAQTLDQTIDAQRVYLTGGSYGGFISNWAETHTNRFKAIATSRSIANWTSMLGTSDIGSSFTPRELSAQFEADLNDQATLWRFSPLAYVAHANTPILILHGEEDYRCPIEQGEQFYMALKQRGVETEMLRFPKSNHELSRSGLPALRIDRMQAITDWFERHE; encoded by the coding sequence ATGCAACAAGTGCAAGCAAAGGATCTGTATACCATCAAAGTCCTCGGTCAGCCCCAAGCGACCTCTGACCGAGTTTTCTACGAAGAAACCCGAATTGACGAGGCGACGCAGCAATATTTAACGGCGATTTATGCAATCATGACCAATTCCCACAAACGCGTGCGATACGGAACGAACGGGCAGCATGACGAGCAGCCACGTGTTAACCAGAATGGGTCATGGCTCGCGTTCCTGGCACTGGATGCTGCGGACACCAAACAGGTCTTTTTACAGGCGATTACCGGGGGTGCAGCGCGGCAATTCACAACCAGTTCATTTGGGGTGACTGACTTTGCGTGGACCGCAGACGGGACGGCGATTCTTTACACGGAGACACGGCATCCTGAGCGACCTAAGAAACTGCACCCAGCACGCTATACGCGGTCGGAATACCGCTTCAATGGTCAGGGTTATTTTGCGGAAGACGAGACTTTTTACTTGATGGCACAGGACCTAGGCGCGGCAAAACCGACAGAATACCTGCAACGTGATTTTGATTTCAAGTTGCAGGCCGTTTCGCCAGATGGACATTGGGTTGCGCTGAGTACAGCCGCCGACCCACTGGATATCAATAATCCGGCAACGAATAACTTCTTGTTTGATCTGACCAATCAACAGTCCATACAGATTCATACTCACTGCCCACGGGGTGCGTTTACTGCTGAAAGTTTCAGTCCGGATGGCCAACAATTGCTGTTTTCAGGGGAGCCAGACGACGTGCCAACCGATTTGCGTAGCTGTTTGTTCAGTTACACTGTCGCAGATGGTAAATTTGCTTTGGCCCAACAGGATGATGACCAAGAAATTGGTAGTGCCATTGCTGCGGATATGCAACAGAATTTGAGTGGTCGCGCGGCTATTTTTGCAACGGATGGTCAAGCGTACGCATTAGTTTGCAAGCACGGCGCGGTCGAATTGTGTCGGGGGACCGAACTGACACCGGTGCTGGCTGAGAAAATTGAAATTACTGATTTTGACGTGGCCAACGATGGCAAGACGGCATTTGTCACATATAGTACCCCTGTGAGTCCTAGTCGGTTGATGGTACTTAATTTGACGACTGGTGCGCATGATGATTTGTACAATCCGAATGCGGATTACGAACAGTCACACAGCATTGTTGACCCGCAAGCATTTAGTTTTGAACGTGATGGGTATCGCTTGCAAGGCTGGTACTATGCACCCGCCGAATCTCTGGATATTCACCCGGCCGTTTTGTACGTTCACGGCGGGCCGCATGCCGCGTATGGGTACAGCTTCTTTCATGAGTTACAGGTGATGGCCAGCCAGGGTTACGGTGTTATTACGCTGAATCCACGTGGTAGTTCAAGCTACGGGAATGCGTTTAAGACGGCCGTGATTCAACATTACGGGGAGGGAGATTATGATGACCTGCTGGCGGCGGTTGACTATGCACAGACGTTAGACCAAACGATTGATGCGCAACGCGTGTACCTCACGGGTGGCTCGTACGGTGGCTTCATCAGCAATTGGGCAGAGACACATACCAATCGCTTTAAGGCCATCGCGACAAGCCGTTCAATTGCCAACTGGACCAGCATGTTGGGCACGAGTGACATTGGCTCAAGCTTCACGCCGCGTGAACTCAGTGCACAGTTTGAGGCTGATTTGAACGACCAAGCGACATTGTGGCGGTTTAGCCCGCTAGCGTATGTGGCACACGCGAATACACCAATTTTGATTCTCCATGGCGAAGAAGATTACCGTTGCCCAATTGAACAGGGCGAACAATTCTATATGGCGCTCAAACAGCGTGGGGTGGAAACCGAAATGCTCCGTTTTCCAAAGAGCAATCACGAATTATCCCGGTCAGGCTTGCCCGCATTGCGCATTGATCGCATGCAGGCCATCACGGATTGGTTTGAACGGCATGAATAA
- a CDS encoding ABC transporter permease, with protein MRKQSTNLAFYVPYVLWLLLFVIAPMILIFYQSFFDINGHFTFSNYVNYFQSGTYLAMTFNSVWYAFLITVVTLAISYPAAYILHYLKHKQLFLLLIILPTWINLLLKAYAFIGIFGRDGGLNNFLGLFGIAPQQLLFTDAAFIFVASYIEIPFMVLPIFNGIEELDEGLINASRDLGASPWQTFTKVTWPLTLSGVKSGVQAVFIPSLSLFMLTRLIGGNRVITLGTAIEEHFLTTMNWGMGSTIGVVLIVAMVIIMFLTGERSKLKVKGAKHHA; from the coding sequence ATGCGCAAACAGTCTACGAACCTCGCGTTTTACGTGCCTTATGTGTTGTGGTTGCTACTGTTTGTTATCGCGCCGATGATTCTGATTTTTTACCAAAGCTTTTTTGACATCAACGGCCACTTCACCTTTAGCAACTATGTCAATTATTTTCAGTCCGGAACCTACCTGGCGATGACCTTCAACTCCGTGTGGTACGCGTTTCTGATCACGGTGGTGACACTCGCCATCTCCTATCCCGCGGCGTATATCTTGCATTATTTGAAGCATAAACAGCTATTTTTACTCCTCATCATTTTGCCGACGTGGATTAACTTGCTGCTGAAGGCCTACGCCTTTATCGGAATCTTCGGCCGCGATGGGGGACTGAACAACTTTCTGGGCCTCTTTGGCATCGCCCCGCAGCAGTTGCTGTTCACCGACGCTGCCTTCATTTTCGTTGCGTCATACATTGAGATTCCGTTCATGGTGTTACCCATCTTCAACGGAATTGAGGAACTCGACGAAGGGCTAATCAATGCGAGCCGCGACTTGGGCGCTAGTCCTTGGCAGACCTTTACCAAAGTGACCTGGCCACTCACGCTCAGCGGTGTGAAGAGTGGGGTGCAGGCGGTCTTCATTCCCAGCCTGAGCCTCTTCATGCTGACTCGCCTGATTGGTGGTAACCGTGTCATCACCCTCGGGACTGCCATCGAAGAGCACTTCCTGACCACGATGAACTGGGGGATGGGCTCGACCATTGGGGTTGTCCTCATCGTCGCGATGGTCATCATCATGTTCTTGACCGGTGAACGGAGCAAGCTGAAGGTAAAGGGGGCAAAACACCATGCGTAA
- a CDS encoding nucleotide pyrophosphohydrolase — protein sequence MNQHIHELDPEDHGAKLGIDAESDPQIVEMMHQLEHWRDVDKGWGDYHTVKNLAMALNVEASEVADIFKWSKEGDPVTDQERAHAAEELADVMIYSFYMCSRLGLDPLKIMQAKHKINQGRQWPED from the coding sequence ATGAACCAGCACATTCACGAACTAGACCCTGAGGACCATGGGGCCAAGCTCGGCATTGACGCCGAGAGTGACCCACAGATTGTCGAGATGATGCACCAACTCGAACATTGGCGTGATGTTGATAAGGGGTGGGGCGACTATCACACGGTTAAAAACTTAGCAATGGCGCTTAATGTTGAGGCCAGCGAGGTTGCTGATATCTTTAAGTGGTCCAAAGAAGGTGACCCCGTGACAGATCAAGAGCGCGCGCATGCGGCCGAAGAACTGGCAGACGTCATGATTTACAGTTTTTATATGTGCAGTCGTTTGGGATTAGATCCGTTGAAAATCATGCAAGCCAAACACAAAATCAATCAAGGGCGTCAATGGCCTGAAGATTAA
- a CDS encoding ABC transporter ATP-binding protein has protein sequence MSDAIVELRHVYKNYGDVTVLKDINITLEEGKFYTLLGPSGSGKTTILRAIAGFLNVSAGDIMIAGKRVNDLPANQRDVNTVFQDYALFPHMNVFENVAYGLRIRKVDKNSIENRVLDALKMVRLDNLAYREISELSGGQQQRVAIARAIVLEPKVLLLDEPLSALDAKLRKDMQYELRDLQQRLGITFLFVTHDQEEALALSDEIFIMNDSVVQQSGTPVDIYDEPINHFVADFIGESNIVDGRMVEDYRVKFNGKVFECSDAGMKPDEHVEVVLRPEDLDIVPQEKGKVTVSIDTQLFRGDFYEIVAYDDGQNEWLIHSTNPAPEDGTMVGLYFDPEDIHVMRFGESEEDFDARLESYEGE, from the coding sequence TTGAGCGATGCAATTGTTGAATTGCGACATGTCTATAAAAACTACGGGGATGTGACCGTGTTAAAGGACATCAACATCACACTGGAAGAGGGGAAGTTCTATACCTTACTGGGGCCCTCAGGTAGTGGAAAAACCACTATTCTGCGGGCAATTGCTGGCTTCCTGAACGTCAGCGCCGGTGATATTATGATTGCCGGCAAACGGGTCAATGACCTGCCGGCGAACCAACGCGATGTCAACACGGTGTTCCAGGACTACGCGCTGTTTCCACACATGAATGTGTTTGAAAACGTGGCGTATGGCCTGCGCATTCGCAAGGTCGATAAGAATAGTATTGAAAACCGGGTACTTGATGCCCTCAAGATGGTGCGACTGGATAATCTGGCGTACCGGGAAATCAGTGAATTGTCTGGTGGTCAGCAACAGCGTGTTGCCATTGCACGGGCCATTGTCTTGGAACCAAAAGTGCTCCTGCTGGACGAGCCTTTGTCCGCTTTGGATGCGAAACTGCGCAAAGATATGCAGTACGAGTTGCGGGATCTGCAGCAGCGGCTAGGCATTACCTTCCTCTTTGTCACGCATGATCAGGAGGAGGCCTTGGCGCTTTCAGACGAAATTTTTATTATGAATGATTCTGTCGTGCAGCAATCTGGGACGCCCGTTGATATTTACGACGAGCCCATTAACCACTTTGTTGCTGACTTTATTGGCGAAAGTAATATCGTTGACGGCCGCATGGTGGAAGATTACCGCGTGAAGTTCAACGGTAAGGTCTTTGAATGTTCCGATGCCGGGATGAAACCGGACGAACACGTTGAAGTTGTGCTCCGGCCCGAAGACCTCGATATCGTGCCACAGGAGAAGGGCAAGGTCACCGTTTCAATCGATACCCAGCTGTTCCGGGGTGATTTTTACGAAATCGTCGCGTATGACGATGGACAAAACGAGTGGCTGATTCACTCCACCAACCCCGCGCCAGAGGATGGGACGATGGTTGGCCTGTACTTTGACCCCGAAGACATTCACGTCATGCGTTTCGGCGAATCGGAAGAAGATTTCGATGCCCGTCTCGAGAGCTACGAGGGGGAATAG
- a CDS encoding NAD-dependent epimerase/dehydratase family protein gives MKTVVVTGASGFVARWVINEMLAHGYAVRGSLRSMAKADEVRQSVLVGAAKDKNENLSFFAADLTSLDGWDKGMTGADGVIHVASPLGHGTETADEMTAIAKGGVLNVFTAAHQAGIKRIVMTSSGAATTPEASVGAMTVTEDFWTDLNNPELDAYRISKVQAERAAWEFAKENDMQLSTVLPGAIYGPILSKRAMSSDAMLSRMLQGWTVVPKIPLDVSDVRDLATLHRLAFESDAAIGHRYLGAAQHTTLVDVARLYRSHYPNRHIHVVALPNWVTRVASRFVPALVTLVPMLKRKYRLSSAAAKLDLDWHQRPVSETMLDAAQSILDNER, from the coding sequence ATGAAGACAGTTGTTGTGACAGGTGCATCAGGTTTTGTGGCACGGTGGGTGATTAATGAAATGTTAGCGCACGGTTATGCAGTGCGCGGCTCCCTGCGTAGCATGGCGAAAGCAGACGAGGTGCGGCAGAGTGTACTGGTTGGCGCGGCAAAGGATAAAAACGAAAATTTGAGTTTCTTCGCTGCGGATTTAACGTCACTAGATGGCTGGGACAAGGGGATGACCGGTGCGGATGGTGTCATTCACGTGGCCTCCCCACTAGGTCACGGGACGGAAACCGCTGATGAGATGACAGCGATAGCTAAAGGTGGCGTCCTGAACGTCTTCACCGCTGCGCATCAGGCAGGCATCAAGCGCATTGTCATGACCAGTTCAGGTGCGGCAACAACGCCCGAAGCGAGTGTTGGCGCCATGACCGTGACCGAAGATTTCTGGACAGATCTGAATAATCCCGAGTTGGATGCTTATCGCATTTCCAAGGTTCAGGCTGAGCGCGCAGCTTGGGAGTTTGCCAAGGAGAACGACATGCAACTATCCACAGTCCTTCCGGGTGCAATTTATGGGCCAATCTTATCCAAGAGAGCGATGAGCTCAGACGCCATGCTGTCGCGTATGCTGCAGGGCTGGACGGTGGTTCCAAAGATTCCATTGGATGTGAGCGATGTGCGTGACCTGGCGACCTTGCACCGTCTCGCATTTGAATCTGATGCGGCGATTGGTCACCGCTACCTCGGGGCGGCGCAACACACGACCTTAGTTGACGTTGCACGGCTTTACCGGAGTCATTACCCAAATCGGCACATTCACGTCGTGGCATTGCCAAACTGGGTCACCCGTGTGGCCAGCCGCTTTGTGCCAGCTTTAGTCACCCTCGTACCGATGCTGAAGCGTAAGTATCGTCTGTCTTCAGCTGCCGCAAAGCTAGATTTGGATTGGCACCAGCGTCCGGTATCTGAAACAATGCTTGATGCAGCACAGTCTATTTTAGACAATGAGCGGTAA
- a CDS encoding ABC transporter substrate-binding protein has product MKKLFAFIAALLVVCAGLGVASHQLAKTQGAGGSRVLNLANWGDYIDPKLVKKFEKQSGYHVNLETFDSNEAMYTKIKQGGTHYDLTVPSEYMVEKMAHDKLLVPLDKSRLRGMNNYGSYFMNQSFDPGNKYSIPYFWGTLGIIYNDKFIKPGTVNHWHDLWEPKYKGQIMLIDSARDIMGMGLVSLDKSMNTTDTSTLEAAKAKLDAMSPNVKAVVADEIKMYMENNEAPLAVDWSGEASEMLAENPHLHYVVPEEGSNLWFDNLVIPVTAKHYDAIYAFLNFMSEPKNAAQNAEYVGYATPNNAAKKLLPKSVRDDQQFYPNAQTMSHLQVYRNLSPKIVGVYNDLFLEFKMYRR; this is encoded by the coding sequence ATGAAAAAGTTATTTGCTTTCATCGCAGCACTGCTTGTCGTTTGCGCCGGCCTGGGCGTCGCAAGTCATCAGCTGGCTAAAACGCAGGGTGCAGGAGGTAGTCGCGTTTTGAACCTCGCCAACTGGGGGGACTACATTGACCCCAAGCTGGTGAAGAAGTTTGAAAAGCAGAGTGGCTACCACGTGAACCTCGAGACGTTTGATAGTAACGAAGCCATGTACACCAAAATTAAGCAGGGTGGTACGCACTATGATCTGACCGTGCCGAGTGAGTACATGGTTGAAAAGATGGCGCATGACAAGTTACTTGTCCCACTCGATAAGAGTCGGCTGCGTGGAATGAACAATTACGGTTCCTATTTCATGAACCAGAGCTTTGATCCGGGCAACAAGTATTCCATTCCTTATTTCTGGGGCACTCTCGGGATTATTTACAACGATAAATTCATCAAGCCCGGCACAGTGAACCACTGGCATGACCTCTGGGAACCAAAGTATAAGGGGCAAATCATGCTAATCGATTCCGCCCGTGACATCATGGGGATGGGACTGGTCTCCCTGGATAAATCCATGAACACGACGGACACGTCCACGCTAGAGGCTGCGAAGGCCAAGCTGGACGCCATGTCGCCGAACGTGAAGGCGGTCGTCGCGGATGAAATCAAAATGTACATGGAAAACAACGAGGCGCCGCTGGCCGTTGACTGGTCTGGTGAAGCGAGTGAAATGCTGGCCGAGAATCCGCATTTGCACTACGTTGTCCCAGAAGAAGGTAGTAATTTGTGGTTCGACAACCTCGTCATTCCGGTTACCGCGAAACATTATGACGCAATCTATGCCTTCTTGAACTTCATGTCGGAACCAAAGAATGCCGCACAAAATGCGGAGTATGTCGGGTACGCCACCCCAAACAATGCGGCGAAGAAGTTGCTGCCGAAGTCCGTTCGGGATGATCAGCAATTCTACCCGAATGCGCAGACCATGTCGCATTTGCAGGTCTACCGAAACCTGAGTCCGAAGATAGTCGGTGTATATAACGACCTATTTCTTGAATTTAAGATGTATCGCCGTTAA
- a CDS encoding choloylglycine hydrolase family protein, which yields MCTSFTYEDADGKFYLSRTMDFDFELGGRPVVIPRGHHVDSDATEAGFDTPLGFVGAGRNIGQYLNVDGVNEAGFAAATLYLTESKYADKTVDGKANIAPHEVIPYLLGNMHSVSELRDKLADINIVAAPNKFMGGIVVPLHWVVADASGDCAVLESDADGLQLYDDPVGVMTNSPEFPWHVKNLQNFAQLQPALAAGTNFGGVTANGFGGGTGAVGLPGDYTSVSRFVRMAFLREHAEKVSGQAAAINTISHLLGSLDIPHGIKVMADGKDDYTQYRGYMDMATPTYFMQPYDDQTITKVTLTEELLNADEPTEFPLAHVQQFVEAN from the coding sequence ATGTGCACAAGCTTTACTTACGAAGATGCGGACGGCAAATTTTACCTGTCCCGGACGATGGACTTTGACTTTGAACTCGGCGGCCGGCCCGTTGTTATTCCGCGCGGTCATCACGTTGACAGTGATGCTACTGAAGCGGGATTTGACACCCCGCTCGGTTTTGTTGGTGCTGGTCGCAACATTGGCCAATACCTGAACGTCGATGGCGTAAATGAAGCCGGATTTGCCGCTGCGACTTTGTATTTGACCGAATCAAAGTATGCGGACAAGACGGTTGATGGTAAAGCCAACATTGCACCACACGAAGTCATTCCGTACCTCTTGGGCAATATGCACAGCGTCTCCGAACTGCGTGACAAGCTTGCAGATATTAATATCGTGGCAGCACCAAACAAATTTATGGGTGGCATCGTTGTGCCACTCCACTGGGTTGTGGCGGATGCGAGCGGTGATTGTGCCGTTCTGGAGTCTGATGCAGACGGGCTACAGTTATACGATGATCCCGTCGGCGTGATGACTAACAGTCCAGAGTTTCCTTGGCACGTGAAGAATCTGCAGAATTTTGCACAGTTACAACCAGCACTCGCAGCCGGTACGAACTTTGGCGGCGTCACGGCAAATGGTTTCGGAGGCGGTACCGGAGCAGTTGGATTACCGGGTGACTATACCTCCGTTTCGCGATTCGTCCGGATGGCTTTCCTGCGCGAACATGCGGAGAAGGTTAGCGGTCAGGCAGCTGCAATCAACACGATTAGCCACTTGCTCGGCAGCTTGGACATTCCACACGGGATTAAAGTGATGGCTGATGGCAAGGATGACTACACGCAGTACCGGGGCTACATGGACATGGCGACCCCAACGTACTTCATGCAGCCATATGACGATCAGACGATTACGAAGGTTACCCTCACTGAAGAACTGCTCAATGCGGATGAACCTACCGAATTTCCATTGGCACATGTTCAGCAGTTTGTTGAAGCAAATTAA
- a CDS encoding sortase domain-bontaining protein, protein MKFNRISVLVASVVMAFGAFVAPSAVTASGTQSVKAAAVKAPARNEVSFAGVTVPVIKGNMSVTTAPKGNRAETWGGQTTLSTTDNESTHMIGHNNTSFGKIVKLKKGSAVTVHDVNGKTKVYHVTAVHDVTDSGYINHTKTSVYKQIVNPNQGEQVVLQTCLSETVNRLVWAR, encoded by the coding sequence ATGAAATTCAATCGTATTAGTGTTCTTGTTGCGTCTGTTGTGATGGCTTTTGGTGCTTTCGTTGCACCTAGCGCTGTAACCGCCTCTGGTACCCAGAGTGTTAAGGCCGCTGCCGTTAAGGCACCTGCACGCAATGAAGTTTCATTTGCCGGCGTTACGGTCCCGGTCATCAAGGGGAACATGTCCGTCACAACCGCACCTAAAGGCAACCGCGCTGAGACCTGGGGTGGTCAGACAACATTGTCGACTACCGATAACGAATCAACTCACATGATCGGTCACAATAACACTTCTTTCGGCAAGATTGTTAAGCTGAAGAAGGGCTCCGCTGTGACAGTCCACGATGTCAACGGTAAGACCAAGGTCTACCACGTGACCGCCGTGCACGATGTGACTGACAGCGGCTACATCAACCACACTAAGACCTCCGTTTACAAGCAGATCGTGAACCCTAACCAGGGCGAACAAGTTGTCCTGCAGACATGCCTTAGCGAAACGGTTAACCGCCTGGTCTGGGCTCGCTAA
- a CDS encoding CPBP family intramembrane glutamic endopeptidase, which produces MAFGILFRTIIAPGTFIAPGMVSLIVYKLCTVLLILGMNWLFIGQKIYFANLHVLTWVILLVVWLIESGLLVKVHGFGHLPWSITMALIPGFVEELGMRGVVFGALRQRLRGQHARLNAFIISAVLFALLHLVNLTGENVMAVLVQMISALGGGFLFAALYERSGNLLSAMVYHFSFDYITVGMGMPGVHTSAAATPVTFIAPLVVFVIEVLIAVAVMRLGKPEHRDRLAVKMGL; this is translated from the coding sequence TTGGCATTTGGCATCCTTTTTCGTACGATTATTGCACCAGGAACCTTTATCGCACCCGGCATGGTTAGCCTGATTGTGTACAAGTTGTGCACCGTATTACTGATTCTCGGTATGAACTGGTTGTTTATTGGGCAGAAGATTTATTTTGCAAATCTTCACGTCCTGACCTGGGTTATCCTGCTTGTGGTCTGGCTGATTGAGAGTGGGCTGTTAGTTAAAGTACACGGCTTTGGCCATCTCCCATGGTCAATTACGATGGCCTTAATTCCTGGCTTTGTAGAGGAACTGGGCATGCGCGGCGTTGTCTTTGGGGCACTGCGGCAGCGTTTACGCGGTCAACATGCCCGCTTAAATGCATTTATCATTTCTGCGGTGCTTTTTGCCTTGTTGCACCTCGTTAATCTGACTGGTGAAAATGTCATGGCAGTTCTGGTACAAATGATTAGCGCGCTTGGTGGCGGCTTCTTGTTTGCGGCCCTGTACGAACGCAGTGGTAATTTGTTATCCGCGATGGTCTACCACTTCTCCTTTGACTACATCACGGTGGGAATGGGTATGCCAGGCGTGCACACCAGCGCAGCGGCAACGCCTGTGACCTTTATCGCGCCATTAGTTGTCTTTGTCATTGAAGTTCTCATTGCCGTCGCGGTCATGCGACTCGGTAAGCCGGAGCACCGAGACCGATTGGCTGTCAAAATGGGGCTGTAG
- a CDS encoding TetR/AcrR family transcriptional regulator, whose protein sequence is MDRKTKMIIDLNHAVLAHGFAKQSMNALAKLINVSRATLYLYFKNKEEIISAIVDRHLQFIAGNQPTHITSDTVGYVKLRLNTLLLLGARSPVFTRELAQQYPQLAIKLDSAYKQYEDAATKQFATLQKQHIIAPEFTTANLVRQDDILVTGVIRQILDERLPFETVAALLQDYFASTITGSVTPGLTVDFSDSMTFQDTILGELRATYYYA, encoded by the coding sequence ATGGATCGCAAAACTAAAATGATTATTGATCTCAACCACGCCGTACTAGCTCATGGCTTCGCAAAACAATCCATGAATGCATTGGCAAAACTCATTAATGTGAGTCGCGCAACACTGTATTTGTACTTCAAAAACAAAGAAGAGATTATTAGCGCCATCGTGGATCGCCACCTGCAATTCATTGCGGGAAATCAGCCAACCCACATCACATCAGACACTGTCGGTTACGTTAAATTGCGCCTGAACACGTTGCTCCTGCTAGGCGCGCGTTCGCCGGTCTTCACCCGCGAACTGGCACAACAATATCCGCAGCTGGCCATCAAGCTCGACTCAGCCTACAAACAATATGAGGACGCCGCAACCAAACAATTCGCCACGCTTCAAAAACAGCACATCATCGCGCCAGAATTTACAACCGCGAACCTCGTGCGGCAAGACGACATCCTTGTTACTGGCGTCATTCGTCAAATCCTCGATGAACGTCTCCCCTTTGAAACCGTCGCGGCACTGCTCCAGGATTATTTTGCCTCGACTATCACGGGAAGCGTCACGCCGGGGCTAACGGTCGACTTTTCAGACAGCATGACGTTTCAAGACACAATCCTAGGTGAATTACGAGCCACCTATTATTACGCATGA
- a CDS encoding ABC transporter permease, which yields MRKFKWGHLYLILVFIVLYLPIFYLVGYSFSDGDRMSHFTGFTFRHYGELFNDPRMIQIALDTLLLAILSALIATIIGTFGAMAISRTSKAVVRNSILSLNNILMVSPDVIIGASFLIFFTALNVPLGFVSVLLSHIAFEIPIVVLMVLPRLRELPTSMLDAAYDLGATNYQSLRDVILPFITPGILSGFFMAFTYSLDDFAVTFFVTGNGFTTLSVEIYARARQGISLEINALSGVLFIFALLLVAGYYFIQQGQTARKLSKQKKGAH from the coding sequence ATGCGTAAATTCAAGTGGGGTCACCTCTATCTGATTCTGGTTTTCATCGTGTTGTACTTGCCAATCTTCTATTTGGTTGGCTATTCCTTTAGCGATGGGGACCGCATGAGCCACTTTACTGGGTTCACTTTCCGGCACTATGGCGAGCTATTCAACGACCCGCGGATGATTCAAATTGCGCTGGACACCTTACTGTTGGCCATCTTGTCAGCACTGATTGCGACCATCATTGGGACTTTCGGTGCCATGGCAATCAGCCGCACCAGCAAGGCCGTGGTCCGCAATTCAATTCTGTCGTTGAACAATATTTTGATGGTGAGTCCTGACGTTATTATCGGGGCAAGCTTCTTGATTTTCTTCACGGCGCTCAACGTGCCGCTCGGATTTGTGTCCGTGCTACTCAGTCATATTGCGTTTGAAATACCCATCGTGGTCCTCATGGTGCTGCCGCGTTTGCGGGAGCTTCCGACGTCCATGCTGGATGCCGCCTATGACTTGGGTGCGACCAATTACCAAAGCCTGCGCGACGTCATCCTGCCATTTATCACGCCAGGCATCCTGTCAGGCTTCTTCATGGCCTTCACTTACTCCCTGGATGATTTCGCTGTGACGTTCTTCGTCACGGGGAACGGCTTCACAACGCTCTCAGTTGAGATATACGCCCGTGCGCGTCAGGGGATTAGCCTTGAAATCAACGCACTGTCAGGTGTGCTGTTCATCTTCGCACTGCTCCTCGTGGCTGGGTACTACTTCATCCAGCAGGGGCAAACTGCTCGGAAGCTGAGCAAGCAGAAGAAGGGAGCGCATTAG